In the genome of Malania oleifera isolate guangnan ecotype guangnan chromosome 5, ASM2987363v1, whole genome shotgun sequence, the window ccactaatagctcacttaagggtggagcggcgccatttataaccaggtcaaattaacacagggctgacctcaaccttaaccaggtcaattagcggggctgacctcaacctacacgccttaacagaacgacgcacctaactttcctaaccgggtctaagtcaatccgggactattctagggctagtgtCCCTCTCAGgaccgtgcctggaaatacaatagtatttgaaatacaaggaaatggtacaatgaaaatgctttcaagtaaagcagatatgtacccagttacgcgcaatcacatacaccacaaatgatataataagtaagctcaatgtggtcttaagatgtctactctcaaatagatttactatcgatgtaattcgtgcgtgagagtgcaaacctatatgatctttgtatcactaaatattcaatctaaatgctcaagcaaagatattagccacacttcatatatttcaatcaataagttttctcaatacatatatgtatatgaagctctaccaatgtataagtttggtttgcaaaaagagtttaatctttgtattcaactatagatataaatcaatgaatattgcaacaaagatttttctcacaaaaacaaatatctctttaaagatttatcaagacaaagcatacttgatatttgaaagtattttgaaatggtttttgcaatccacaccaaatacaaacttcacaaggtattgcaatgaatgtgtaatacttggaagtttaatataagtcttcttaggagagacttattaacaaagtcccctaagaatacttgggttagctctcaattaaaatcgtcAAAAACAATTATCACACATaggagagcaaccctagaaagcaacaacacttaaatcacactaacaaaaatgtttgagtggaagatctggtaagaataagtgttggaggatgagtattataaactttgggatttttagagattttctcctaatcaaagattGCTAATCCAtcgttaattttctcaaatgaactattatatatagacatgagagaaaatatgatcgttggggacctattggatattattagaaaagtttaatgatgtttaaagcattttaaccctattttaaaaaatattaactacagtaaaaaatcaggacaacccgagaggtccggtcgaccagaataggttcggtcaaccaagactcatatggtttggtcgactaggggacttttgaattgAGGGCTCAGTTAACTAGGAGAGggagatttctcaatttttcgaggttcgatcgaccaggccattttgaactgactggttcagtcaaccagactgctgggaattctcccgaggaccctccggtcgaccaggtagttggagaacaaaagttctcaATCGATCAGATGGTCAAACGTTTGACCCAAggaagtttcggtcgaccagggctttttgaactacttggttcggtcgaccaaatggtcaaaattttgacccagggaggtttcggtcgaccagggctttttgaactacttggttcggtcgaccagatggttaaacttttgacccagggaggtttcggttgaccagggctttttgaactacttggttcggtcgactagatggtcaaacttttgacctagggaggtttccgTCGACCagaccaaaatgaactgactgtgctggtcgatcgaaagtgcaccaagtgtgcatttcggtcccgtttcaaaGCATACAAGTcttattcaagtgtctaacaagtatgtgtaaatgtgtgtgtcctaaggtcacttgggtccatacaagccctaaggtctttctaaggtcatttttcattcacggtttgtttgagcttacttattatcatgcatgtgatgtgtgtgagcttattacaaaccagagtcctagttactattacagacctttcctacttaaatattacagacccgattataaattacaacaaataaattatatctagggtcttcagggtcttcgttTTTCTCCaggtctctgagtgccatcataggatactactaaggtaaacctgcacatcaactcgacaGTCATTAagtacctgagtatttgtcataatcaaaacagggtatgacccatagggtcaacaagtgTGCAGTTTGAGATCTTcattgaccataagagtctcgggtatttcttcacgtagaaggagttgaatatgaggcagagacggtggctagaattgattaaggactacgattgaacgatcagttaccacccagggaaggctaatgtggtggctgatgcattgagttggaagtcgGAGCCTGCGGCTATATCAGAAGTTGTAGCTCAGTATCATATCATAAGAGATTTGggaagccttggcgtggagttggtggttggtgatcatcaggcttgtATTGCTAGCCTAGTGATCcagctgactttgtttgagcCTATAAAGGCCGCGCAgtctagtgatgcagagttggaaAAGGTTATAGAGAAGGTACAGCACaaactggctacagagtttaacatctctaaaggaggtgtactgaggtttgggactaggttatgtgtttcgaacgatgatgagatcagaaagacaattctggaggaagcgcattgttctttgtttacggtacattcgggtagtacaaagatgtatcaggacttgtgcgagaccttctggtggtctggtataaagaggcagattactcaattcgtggagcagtgtctgacgtgtcagcaagtgaaagctgaacatcagaggccagcacggccgttgcagcctttgcctattccggtgtgaaaatgggagcatatttccatggattttgggACCGAATTGCCGCCACCaattcatgggcagaatgctatttgggtaatcgtggataaattgacgaaatatgctcatttcataccgatgaaggttggctatcctttgagtaggttagcatATATGTACGTGCATAAAAttatgagaatgcacggagtaccggtgtccattgtgtcaaatcgagatttaaggtttacttctcaattctagacgagcttgcaggaggcactagggacgaaggttacttttagtacagcgttccacccccaaactgatggacagtcagagaggacgatacagatcttggaagatatgttgcgagcttatgtgttagactttggtggtaactagatacagtttatgtcactagtggagttcgcttataataatagcttccagacTAGTATCAGGAcagcaccgttcgaggctttgtatggtcgaaggtatcgatctcctttgtgttgggatgaggtcggtgaatgtCAGGTattaggacctaaactcgtgcagcaggtgtctgagaaggtaggtttgatccgggagaggattagatcggctcagagttagcagaagagttatgcagatgttcgccaccgtgatttagagttcgaggtggggggtaaggtatttctacgtatcgctccgatgaaaggggtgatgagatttgagaagaagggcaagctgagccggaggtatatcggaccattcgaggttcttgaacgagtgggtccgatagcctacaggattgtactacccccagcactctcgagggtccacgatgtgtttcacgtgtccatgttgaggagatatgTGCTAGATCCATCATATGTTAttagctatgatgagttggaaattggggatactttagcgtatgaggagatacttgttcaggttttggaccgtaaagttcagaagcttcgtattagagagataccattagtgaaggtattgtggtggaaccacgaggttgaggaatcTTCTTGGGAACTGGGAAcgaaaatacgccagaagtatccacagttgttttgagcacatgtatgttatcctactttgggttgggataggtggttagttgtcgagagtgtatgtattgtgaactcctaagacagttgtatatgaaccacggtattcctccgccataagtgaggatatgtatgtatatgtgtttGATTATATGACTGAGTTTGTGAacgagagatggcaaatttcgaggatgaaatttttgtaaggaagggaggttgtaagaacccgaaccgtgatatatgggtctaaataaataagagagggataaaaattagaatttcaataggcttcgtcgacgaagccagagtttatCCTCAAAGGCCTTgtatccctcgtcgacgaagttcaaaggctcgtcgacgaagttcagaggctcatcaacgaggagaagccgaggagtctcgaaaaaattGGAGAtcctagactcgtcgacgaggtcttagtctcgtcgacgagaagagtatagagccttgtcgacgaggacataattcgtcgacgagaagtggccgagtcaaagggctataaatagaagttttcattacttctcaactaagaaactcaaatatcttctctctctctctctctctctctctctctctctctctctctctctctagaactctccctactctctatctctctagatttcttcaccgttcgtcgctagaatcataaatctgaagttaccacgaggattgtggaaggaatctctacaagttctacggatcaaaTTTTCAGTTCGGTCAGtttcgggttttggcataaaatcaagataagactcgattttcaattctgatccagtagtttagtagagaacagtgttgtgagtatcttctgtgctgttgtttgtaggttttggaactcgattcgctatttaggagccgtagagtttgggattttttatttggggaaaaggtaaagggaattgtgtttatatcggttattttttaaatcggactcagtagaactgtTGTTCACAgtcttatgtgtgttttggctactcatttggggggatctaacggggaaaactatgggtttttcatgattatagttttcagaaaaagggggcaacgggttgcatccctagttttgttgaaaatcgagcgtatatgttgatttatactgtgttatagggatggtcgtatcttgacttgttttaaactatatgtgtttggaaaaccatggttttagattaccaaatgggtgtggtttgtttggttatatgagcatgcatgtgtgtgtgatatgttgaaatgctagtaggaacgcggttccgaattgttccaggtactgagagtgttcggctctatatccgagagcgtatgaaatcgctggccatagattggcagaggtccagctctatatccgagggtgtgagcttATTCCGGCAGATCGGGCCCAAGGGTGTGGATCCACGagttagcgtcggtacgatgccatgggagtcggggaatAGTCATGTGCCGGTGACGCCGTGttacgcgggttggctatgggtcAATGTCGTATGTCGTAGGtcggcttcaggccgaagggtgtgacaacactggGTTTGTTGACCATGGGCTTgcgtgtgcatgtatgcactatgtgaaattagtactggactgcatttaactgcgtgtatgttacatcatgataacgcttaaatgccacacaccgatataacatgtgttcttccttactaagggGTGTCTCAACCCTACTGtgcgtacatttttacaggtccttcgagtaaccagaactagcgtcttcgtgtagggagcatagtgacCGATGTACTACGTTtaacgcttgggtaagtgctaggactatatttTAGTGGGTTGCCATGTTAGGATGTATTTAGGCACCCGTTTGTACGCTGTATGTCAAAGCctatttctgctcttgtatagactcttgtatggtactgcatatatatatatatatatatatatatatatatatatatatatatataatgacaaacacatccaaacacaacagaatatacgcagcggaaaaagtcattatatatatatatatatataatgactttttccgctgcgtatattctgttgtgtttggatgtgtttagggtgtttGGGGACctcacggggttggaccctcatcctttgtactgtatctttagatgttttattggatacagggacaggttagattacattttcacccctaggtcccattttcgggttcagggcATAACACAAGTGTTTCCCCAATACCCCACCTTGGTCCGGGtggactttattattattatcatggtatcagaggtatttgactataaaaataaaataaaaataaataaataaataaataatagggTGTCACACTTTCCCTCAGAATGTGAGCCAAAATTCACAATAGAATCGCTCTAAACATCTCAATAATCAATTAATTTTTGTGCAAATGTTTTTTTTACACAAATAGATATATAATAATTTGATTTCTTTAACCTTGactattaatattaaaaaatcaaaatcaaactaaCAACAATATGTAAGGAAACAAAATATATCTAAatgcaaaaaaaatatattaaaaaatttaaattcaaacttcAAATTGATAAGGGATAAAAGTATAAAACGATATATCTTTCACTAAGTAATTTATTTGTATGAGCAAGTTTTAAGGTGAACCATCAATACGAGAGTCCTACATTTCATTTCTTCTAAGATTAAATATGCGTTTAAGTAAATACCCATAATAAGAGCTCCCCTAAATCtcttgaaaataattaattaatttattgacAATCACAcacatactatttaaatatttgtaCAAGTTAATATCAATTTGATTTCTTTGATTACCAAGATTAATATTAGAAACTCAAAATCAAACTAACAACAATAAAGAGACAAAATATACCTAAATGCAACAACATAGACACTAAGAATTGAAATTTAAACGTCAATGCAAAAGGCACAAAACAATATATTTGAAAATCCCTAATcaagtaatttattattaaagCTAGTTTTAAGGTGAGCCGTGAATACTAATGTCTTATACTTGATTTTTGCTAAGATCGAGCGTGTATTTAAGTGAATATCTAAAGTAAGAGTTGCTCtaaaatttctcaaaaataattaattaatttacaaACAAATATCTTcattcacatatattttattacttatatttATATGAATCTATAACAATTTGATTCCTTTAAGatgaatattaatattataaattcAAAATCAAACCAACAACAGTAAGAAAACATAATATACTCAAATACAACATATAAACATTAAAAATCaaagtttaaatgttaatttagtACAATATAAAATAACGAACGTCCCATAACTTATTAGTAAAAGTGAGTTCTCGGGTGAGTTGTCAATATAAATGTCCTAAATTCAATTTCTCCAAAGATCAAATATGTATTTTAGTAGATTCTCATAATAGCAATTGCCCTAAATGTCTCGAAAGTAATGAATTAATTTACAAATAATGCCCTCGTTATGCAAATACATATATTATTTATACATTTGTATAGACTTGTATCAATTTAATATTGGAAAGTCAAAATCAAATCATCAACAATAAGAAAACAAAGTATTCTCGAATGCAATAACATAAACATTAAAGATTGAAGTTTAAACTATAATTTAGTAAGACAttaaataacatatatatatatatatactcttcgCCGAgtaattgattaataaaatcgAGTCTTAAGGTGAGTTGTCAATACAAATGCCTTAGAATTGATTTCTCCTAAGATCATATATGTATTTAactaaattttaataattccaaTTGTCCTAAATGTCTCAAAAATAATcaatttgtttacaaataatgtcatatttatatatttatacagatttatatcAATTTAATTCCTTCAAACATGAAATCAACCAAAAAAAAGAAACCATAAAATTAAAGCACTTTTCAATTTAACACATTTTCACTTCTATCATACAATTTAATTTTAGACGTTCTTCACAAGTAAAGTGACGtattaaaatattttgtgctcaattttttaattaagtggatttaaaaatttattaattacttttttattattaattttgtagtattttaaattattaattattaactttttttattttttattttttatttttggcgtCTACCCCCGCCACTAGTTGTCACTTGTCAGCACCCACAATCATGCCATTACACTCCTTCCATTTATGCCTGCGCACGTTCACCTACATACATAAAACCAAGCATCAGCCCTATATTTTTCCTGAAGGGGAATCTCATTGTCCCCCCAACTCCAATGACAAAACTGCCCTTCCAATCTACGGCACCTCCCCTGCCCCCGCACAACCCAAGGGCAATTTAGACAATTAACGGTCCCAATGATGGAGCCCCGTTAAAATTAATAGTTCCCACCTACGTCCCCAGATTTGGTGCCCCACAGGGGTCCTGAAACTGAGGCAGTAACTTTTGGGGTACCCTACGAGGCAGCGACCTAAGACGACGCCGTTTTACGAGCAGAGAAGACTTATACGGCGTCGTCTTGGGGGCCGAACCTGTAATTGTTGGATCACAGCTGGATCTAGACGGCTGTGGAGGCTTCTTCGCGCCACCACCCCACATGTCCCATCATCTTTTccaacaactttttttttttttttggctgagACTGAGAGATGGAGATGATTCCAAAGTCCTTTTCTATGCTTTAATTTTTTCCATCTTTAATGGTTTTCTCTCTCTGATTGTGGTCTTGTTAAACCTTCGGGAAGATATTATTTTACTTACGTGATGCTCTTTTGATGCTCTATAAATTCCGCACCAAACATTTTTCACAATCCTCTTCTCCTTTGCTTTCTTCTCCACATCTACTCTGCAAATTTTCTCTTCGTTTCTATCTGTGCTTCCTTTTCTTTGATATCGATCTTTGATCGGTCTGGGAATTGAGTCTCTTGGTGTCTGTGTTTTGTTTTTCTACGCGCTGATATCTGGGTTTGAGTTCTTGAAACTCatccatcccccccccccccccccctccgcaggaagtggttttttttttcttttaggttCACCTTGATGCTCAACATCTTGTTCTTGATGTTCGAGATTCATGTCTCCAATTCTCAGTGAAATCCTCCTCCTGGGGTTTATGATCAATTCCACATTCAGACGCAGGACCCATTTAGTTCAATCCTTCTCGGTCGTCTTCCTCTACTGGCTCTACTACGTTTCATGATTAAACCCTTATGTCTCTGATCCGTAAGTACTGTTTTAATTAGttacatatatctatatataaatCTATATTTCTGCTTAGTTATTGATCGATTAATTAGTGTTCAATTAGTGTTGAATCGgtcgggttttttttttttttttttttgagtttttgttcATCTGGGTCCTGCAATTTCCCTCTCTTAATTAATACACTCTTGAGTCCCAAAAACGCCGTGATCGATTTTAATTTTGTGAGAAAGAAATAAGGCATGGGTTCCTCCAGCGGCACATCGTCGGGGTCGTTGTCTCTGCTTCAGAACTCTGGGTCGGAAGAGGATTTGCAGATGCTGATGGAccagaggaagaggaagaggatgatgTCGAATCGGGAGTCGGCGAGGAGGTCACGGATGAGGAAGCAGAAGCACTTGGACGATCTGACGGCGCAGGTGAGCCAGCTGAGGAAGGAGAACGGTCAGATCATATCCAGCATGAACATCACCACGCAGCACTACCTCACCATTGAAGCAGAGAACTCCGTTTTGAGAGCTCAGATGGAGGAGCTCACCCGCAGACTGGAGTCCCTGGACGAGCTTGTGGCTTTCTTGAATGTgagcagtggtggtggtggtggtggtggtagtgGTGGGTGTGTTGGGCTGGATCAGGATCCCAATTGCGCCATTAATGAGAGCTTCCTGATGAATCCGTGGAGCTCGATGTGTCTGAATCAACCGATCATGGCTTCTGCTGCAGACATGTTTCCATactgagagagagggagagagcggTGTTATAGTATATGGCTGTCGTTTATTAATTCAGTGAGTTGTGGTTTTGGAATAATAAAGTGGGTAATCAGTACTGAGTAGAAGGAAATGTCTTGAGAGTCTGTAAATGGGCTTTGTGTTAATTAGGAAGATGGATTCAAGAGCTGCAGCTTAGTTCTTCTTATCCATCCCCTCCCCCCTTGGGGAATGAAAAAAAGCACCCTAGGTGTCTCTGGTTATTATCATGTATCAATAATATTTGggatcaatctctctctctctctctctctctctctctctctctccctccctccctccatATGATTGATATTTTGTTTGACTAAATGCATTAGTAAATATAAGCAAATGTGAGAAAATAATGGCATGCATGTGTATAtgtttatcataattatttttagggTGAAATAGACTACTTTTTCTCAAGACTtgatataaaaattttcaaatttttttcttatgatttcaaaatttttacaaaTCTTCCCTAAAAGTTATTGAACCCACACACAgatttattttgatattcaataaaaaggtaaattttttgAATGTTTAGTgtcctaaaaattaaatatggGAAGTCTTTATATTTGGACAAAAGGCACTTACCTCCCtttaaatttgtcaaaaagattaaaaattttcctaggatttcaaaaatatttactACGGTTTAAAAAATATCATACCTTTCttaaaatttaccaaaaaaagaaaaatttttccttaaatagcttacttttttacaaaatataaggaaatatttatgtctttttgacaaatctcgaatgaggtttttggaatttttgaaatttcaaagacggtttctagaatttttgaaatttcaggaaAGGACattatctttttgccaaacctcagtaGAGATTAGCATCTTCTATCCTTATTTTTTAGCCAAAATTTAGAGGATGTTAAAGTCttgtctttatttttattataataattatcacatgaAAAGATTTTGTGTAATTTTTTGCATGTAATTTTAAGATTAATTAGGTTTTCACATCTTAATTTTTATTACACAGGTTTGATATACGTGAATGAACGTTAACTAGTCGATCCAAATACTTAGTCATGTACACATATCATccacttaatttatttttttaatgtgaaATAAATTTACAAGTGAATTTCTCAACAaagaatataattgatgaaaattATATGAGGATATAATAACTTATAAAGAAGTCAAATTTTATATAATTCTGACCTATGCAAATAGGATAAAATTGTACATTCAAAACATGAGATTTTGTTTTATCTtctaaccatagtattcctccgccaaaagtgataatatattaataaataaatatagatatcgtcctcttttagtaaaaataaaaaaaaaatctttttaattataaatttattaaaattattttgttgttattttcttttggaGATTACATTTTTTGaggtaaattaataaaattttctatTATAAATATTCTTTATTCTTGAAATAAGCACAACCTAAGTTCCAAAAAAAAACTTATTCGTGTTTGggggaaaattttggaaagtaAAATGTCAAAGGTGGGAGCTGACAGTCCTTGGAGCATTTCAAGGCTTTGTTTGGAGGGCTTTCATTGTTCGAGTGGGGAGCATTCAGCAATAATACGATCACAAGTACAAAACCCACTTATTCATGCTTCCCCAAACTTCACCTTGCAACTTCCCaaaaataagggaaaataaaagtgaaaaagttatttcaaaattttgttaataGGAATAAAAGCATGTGTTAGTCTTGGTGGCTATACTATCATGGtttatgtattttgatgatattaacctatatgtggtTTCTAATGTTTTCCATATttacagatcatgtttagtacatgtTCAATAGCAATTACATGAAGTACTAAGATCAgaggcaaagatcggactgagTTGACGTCGAgtaggaagatcaaatggacatgtATTCGaaaaggacccaagcacaaccaaaggaagattATTGTTGAATTTTTTGTAATAAGGATTGTGTGTGTGGTAAGAACTTGTTGTAACTCTTACGTTttatttcttgcatgatttctaagcaagagtGAGCAATATATgcacatgcatattaggacacatgaatttataggattgcattaaaattacaaactcaactttcatgggtttcaaagttaaaattaagagtttgtcaaatgaatcataaactcaaatatgttttcaaatggacaaattttaacatcctagttttaagaacatttttagaCTTAGTcctgattgtgttaaaacaagttttatgtcctaaaggttcaaataaagtcaattatatttataaaaagacatactaagcatatatatatataagatatcaaacaagtttcaaatatattttcattaatcaagatatcttatatttaagtaagaaacttatttggacaagtattaaactctattagacttaatatattttatataattttgtccaaaaaattttttaatcattaaaaggcttttttacaaggaaaaacaaaacaaacgtcactaacgtagtgcagccttgagtcctaaaTACCTTTCGGTATTTGGGTCATAACTTTtcctagaaaagtccaaaaaggacgattTTGGTGTCAttggaaagttaagacaaaatgtCACGACTTTTATATTGATGActtttttctaattcagggcactcattgacgaacacaagggattcgtcgacgagtgacaGTGTATGACTAGTCAAAAAGTGCaggggactagtcgacgagtccaacgggaAAAATGACGCTAACGGGAGGAAAACGattagtttaccaaataaaatatcttttattcccccccaacagctagttaacggctcctttggctcttggactataaatacaagctattaaacttgtattaacatggttttgaaggcttttgatcatttttagtgaaaaacatcttcttataccaaaacctaagcacctaacacTAATTCTCTTttactctttaattgtgtttgattcattacttgagagatagtgtgaggtttgctttgtatttaatatttgctcatttaaagagcatcatattatatttctgtcatcttcttgtaaaggttATTTGTGAACTATTTGATGAAGGTTGTTTATGAATCGAAAAGGCCGGCTCTTTGTGAGTGGGGAGAGATTTGTTCCCAAGTGAAGGCTCTTTGTTAGTGTGGTAGGGTTTTGTTTTCGAGTTGTAaagcttctccgccggtgaaggagttccttactggattgtggaatccttgggttggtcccaatgcgtggatgtaggcttggtgtcgaatcACGTGAAAATAGTGGTGTTGATTTtctctacccttctctttattttatttgtcttatgcatgatttacatttacttatattgtgatataatttcttgtatcttaccaagagtttttattttgtaaagaaatacgcattccgcgaaaagagtctattcagcccccccccccccctttctagactatatactcttGAGGTTGGGACGACTAACAGCATGTTAGAATCTACCTAGAGTCTAAATAATTTATGACGGGTGCGCGAAAGGAGTAGATTGATCTATTCGAAACTGCCACCGATAAGAGAATGGTACATAATTATTTTCGTATCGAAGGAGTAGCTGTCGATCTACCTCATGGTTAGATAGATAAATGTTTAGATTCCTAcaattatttttttcaagaatTACTAAATTTCAaaagcttattattattattattgttgcagct includes:
- the LOC131156486 gene encoding bZIP transcription factor 11-like, with amino-acid sequence MGSSSGTSSGSLSLLQNSGSEEDLQMLMDQRKRKRMMSNRESARRSRMRKQKHLDDLTAQVSQLRKENGQIISSMNITTQHYLTIEAENSVLRAQMEELTRRLESLDELVAFLNVSSGGGGGGGSGGCVGLDQDPNCAINESFLMNPWSSMCLNQPIMASAADMFPY